In the genome of Deinococcus deserti VCD115, one region contains:
- the acnA gene encoding aconitate hydratase AcnA has product MADTAMNLFGARDTLTTQSGQKLYFYNLNKLQGRDVSRLPFSIKVLLESVLREANDYDVRREDVETVAGWSPTNPEVEIPFKPARVILQDFTGVPAVVDLAAMRSAMVKLGGDPSKINPLIPVDLVIDHSVQVDEFGTDFALANNMALEFERNRERYEFLRWGQKAFDNFGVVPPASGIVHQVNLEYLAKGVQSRPEDDGVVVYPDSLVGTDSHTTMINGLGIVGWGVGGIEAEAVMLGQPIYMLMPEVVGFKITGAMPEGATATDLALRVTEMLRQAGVVGKFVEFYGAGLSNMTLPDRATIANMAPEYGATMGFFPVDDEALRYLRRTGRLEDEIELVEAYYKAQGMFRTDETPDPMFTSTIELDLGTIVPSLAGPKRPQDRVNLNEMHTVFNEALTAPVKARGFELSGDALSAQGTIGGTDIRIGHGAVTLASITSCTNTSNPSVLIAAGLVARKAVEKGLKSKPWVKTSLAPGSRVVTEYLEAAGLQSYLDQIGFNTVGYGCMTCIGNSGPLPEPVVQAIQEGDLVVASVLSGNRNFEGRVNPHIKANYLASPPLVVAYALAGTVVNDIVNDPIGQDQNGNDVFLRDIWPSNAEIQQVMDQAINAEMFKKVYDGIEQSNKEWNAIPVAEGALYDWKEDSTYIQNPPFFENLAGGPSDIVNIEKARVLVKVGDSVTTDHISPAGSFKADTPAGRYLTERGIAPKDFNSYGSRRGNDRIMTRGTFANIRLKNQLAPGTEGGFTTNFLNGEVTSIFDASTAYKEAGIPLVVLAGKDYGMGSSRDWAAKGTFLLGVKAVIAESFERIHRSNLVGMGVLPLQYKNGETAESLGLQGDETFDFILPGDLKPRQDVTVRVTSKDGQSRDITVQCRIDTPVEIDYYKNGGILQTVLRGILAKSKGEVKA; this is encoded by the coding sequence ATGGCGGACACGGCGATGAACCTTTTTGGCGCGCGCGACACGCTGACGACGCAGAGCGGCCAGAAACTCTACTTCTACAACCTCAACAAGCTTCAGGGGCGCGACGTTTCCCGGCTGCCCTTCAGCATCAAAGTGCTGCTTGAAAGTGTGCTGCGTGAAGCCAACGACTACGACGTGCGCCGTGAGGACGTTGAGACGGTCGCCGGCTGGAGCCCGACCAACCCCGAAGTCGAGATTCCCTTCAAGCCCGCCCGCGTGATCCTGCAGGACTTCACTGGTGTGCCTGCCGTGGTGGACCTTGCCGCCATGCGCAGTGCCATGGTCAAACTGGGCGGCGACCCCAGCAAGATCAACCCGCTGATCCCAGTAGACCTTGTCATCGACCACTCGGTGCAGGTCGACGAGTTTGGGACCGACTTTGCGCTGGCCAACAACATGGCCCTGGAGTTCGAGCGCAACCGCGAGCGTTACGAGTTCCTCAGATGGGGCCAGAAGGCCTTTGACAACTTCGGCGTGGTGCCTCCCGCCAGCGGCATCGTGCACCAGGTCAACCTGGAGTACCTGGCCAAAGGCGTGCAGAGCCGCCCAGAGGACGACGGCGTGGTCGTGTACCCCGACAGTCTGGTCGGCACCGACTCGCACACCACCATGATCAACGGCCTGGGGATCGTGGGCTGGGGCGTCGGCGGTATCGAGGCCGAGGCCGTCATGCTGGGCCAGCCGATCTACATGCTCATGCCGGAAGTCGTGGGCTTCAAGATCACCGGTGCCATGCCCGAAGGCGCCACCGCGACCGACCTGGCCCTGCGCGTGACCGAGATGCTGCGTCAGGCGGGTGTGGTCGGCAAGTTCGTCGAGTTCTACGGCGCTGGCCTGAGCAACATGACCCTGCCTGACCGCGCGACCATCGCCAACATGGCCCCCGAGTACGGCGCCACCATGGGCTTTTTCCCGGTGGACGACGAGGCGCTGCGCTACCTGCGCCGCACCGGCCGCCTGGAAGACGAGATCGAACTGGTGGAGGCCTACTACAAGGCCCAGGGCATGTTCCGCACCGACGAGACGCCTGATCCCATGTTCACCAGCACCATCGAACTGGACCTCGGCACCATCGTGCCCAGCCTGGCGGGTCCCAAGCGTCCCCAGGACCGCGTGAACCTGAACGAGATGCACACCGTGTTCAATGAGGCCCTGACCGCGCCCGTCAAGGCCCGTGGTTTCGAGCTGAGCGGCGATGCTCTGTCCGCCCAGGGCACCATCGGCGGTACCGATATCCGCATCGGCCACGGCGCCGTGACGCTGGCCAGCATCACCTCCTGCACCAACACCAGCAACCCCAGCGTGCTGATCGCCGCCGGTCTGGTGGCCCGCAAGGCCGTGGAGAAGGGCCTGAAGAGCAAGCCCTGGGTCAAGACCAGCCTCGCTCCTGGCTCCCGCGTGGTGACCGAGTACCTGGAAGCGGCCGGCCTGCAGAGCTACCTGGACCAGATCGGCTTCAACACCGTCGGCTACGGCTGCATGACCTGCATCGGCAACAGCGGTCCGCTGCCCGAACCCGTCGTGCAGGCTATTCAGGAAGGCGACCTCGTGGTGGCCAGCGTGCTGTCGGGCAACCGCAACTTTGAAGGCCGCGTTAACCCGCACATCAAGGCGAACTACCTTGCCTCCCCGCCCCTGGTGGTGGCCTACGCCCTGGCCGGCACGGTTGTGAACGACATCGTCAACGATCCTATCGGTCAGGACCAGAACGGCAACGACGTGTTCCTGCGTGATATCTGGCCCAGCAACGCCGAGATCCAGCAGGTCATGGACCAGGCGATCAACGCCGAGATGTTCAAGAAGGTCTACGACGGCATCGAGCAGAGCAACAAGGAATGGAACGCCATCCCTGTGGCCGAAGGCGCGCTGTACGACTGGAAGGAAGACAGCACCTATATCCAGAACCCACCCTTCTTCGAGAACCTCGCCGGTGGTCCCAGCGACATCGTGAACATCGAGAAGGCCCGCGTGCTGGTCAAGGTGGGCGACTCGGTGACCACCGACCACATCAGCCCCGCCGGTTCCTTCAAGGCCGATACTCCTGCTGGCCGCTACCTCACCGAGCGCGGCATTGCCCCGAAAGACTTCAACTCCTACGGCTCGCGCCGCGGCAACGACCGCATCATGACGCGCGGTACGTTTGCCAACATCCGCCTCAAGAACCAGCTGGCTCCCGGCACTGAAGGCGGCTTTACCACCAACTTCCTGAACGGCGAAGTGACCAGCATTTTCGATGCCTCGACCGCGTACAAGGAAGCTGGTATTCCGCTGGTCGTGCTGGCCGGCAAGGACTACGGCATGGGCTCCAGCCGCGACTGGGCCGCCAAGGGCACCTTCCTGCTGGGCGTCAAGGCTGTCATCGCCGAGTCCTTTGAGCGCATTCACCGCAGCAACCTTGTGGGCATGGGCGTGCTGCCCCTGCAGTACAAGAACGGTGAAACGGCCGAGAGCCTGGGCCTGCAGGGCGATGAAACCTTTGACTTCATCCTGCCCGGCGACCTGAAGCCCCGTCAGGATGTGACCGTGCGCGTGACCAGCAAGGATGGTCAGAGCCGCGACATCACCGTGCAGTGCCGGATCGACACTCCGGTGGAGATTGATTACTACAAGAACGGCGGCATTCTCCAGACCGTGCTCCGTGGCATCCTTGCCAAGAGCAAGGGCGAGGTCAAGGCGTAA
- a CDS encoding S8 family peptidase: MSLASCSSGSGGTVPQTPPASTTPPATGTTPPPAPAICAQGTDQSTPVTASGLGTLSVSGTFAPDWSAPHVPGRVLIVDGGRGLSAQKLSALSTVRTQSVISGLTLAFTPGGESDEAFAGRLEASGLKVQPDYVYRKLATIVNDPGYPGNGGFMSGGVNVTQNYLTRVRADRAWTFLNGCGKTPAGVVTAVLDTGTEAAHEDLQGRVLPGAHFAGTTAATVDEDGHGTATAGLIGAATNNGKGVAGITWGGQNLLPVKVLSSEGEGSTSTLVKGVNYAVSQGAKVINMSLGSTVAGGADKALDAALSAAAESAVLVASAGNTATDGVYYPASHSRVIAVGAVGAMDGVLACYSARPNEKYPRQLDIVAPGGAGDCAGATPAQQMLILAPGNRYGVAAGTSESAPLVSGVAALMRAANPKLTAEQTKGLLLSSVNRANGLPLLDAEAAVRAATK; encoded by the coding sequence ATGAGCCTTGCATCCTGCTCGTCCGGGTCGGGCGGCACCGTTCCACAGACTCCACCGGCTTCGACCACGCCGCCTGCCACGGGCACCACGCCTCCTCCTGCGCCTGCCATCTGCGCACAGGGTACGGATCAGTCCACTCCGGTCACAGCTTCGGGCCTGGGGACCCTCAGCGTATCCGGGACCTTTGCGCCTGACTGGTCGGCTCCCCATGTGCCTGGACGGGTACTGATCGTAGACGGCGGCAGGGGCCTGAGCGCCCAGAAGCTGAGTGCGCTCAGCACCGTGCGGACCCAGAGCGTGATTTCGGGTCTGACCCTGGCCTTTACACCCGGCGGGGAGTCGGACGAGGCTTTCGCAGGCCGTCTGGAAGCCAGCGGCCTGAAGGTGCAGCCGGATTACGTGTACCGCAAGCTGGCCACGATCGTGAACGACCCCGGCTACCCCGGCAATGGGGGATTCATGTCTGGCGGGGTCAACGTGACGCAGAACTACCTGACCCGCGTGCGCGCTGACCGGGCCTGGACCTTCCTGAACGGATGTGGCAAGACGCCTGCCGGCGTGGTCACGGCTGTGCTGGACACCGGCACGGAAGCGGCCCATGAGGACCTGCAGGGACGGGTCCTGCCCGGCGCACACTTTGCGGGCACGACGGCCGCTACGGTTGACGAAGACGGCCACGGGACGGCCACTGCGGGGCTGATCGGAGCTGCGACCAACAATGGAAAGGGCGTGGCCGGGATAACCTGGGGCGGCCAGAATCTGCTGCCGGTGAAGGTGCTGAGCAGCGAGGGCGAGGGGTCGACCTCCACCCTGGTCAAGGGCGTCAATTACGCGGTTTCGCAGGGCGCTAAGGTCATCAACATGAGCCTGGGGTCCACGGTGGCTGGTGGAGCAGACAAGGCGCTGGACGCTGCCCTGAGCGCAGCTGCAGAGTCCGCGGTTCTGGTCGCCTCGGCGGGCAATACCGCTACAGACGGTGTGTATTACCCGGCAAGCCACTCCAGGGTTATTGCCGTGGGTGCTGTGGGCGCCATGGATGGCGTGCTGGCCTGCTACAGCGCGCGTCCCAACGAAAAGTACCCGCGGCAGCTGGACATCGTAGCTCCTGGAGGTGCTGGCGACTGCGCGGGTGCGACGCCCGCACAGCAGATGCTGATTCTGGCGCCGGGCAACCGGTACGGCGTAGCCGCTGGCACCAGCGAGTCTGCTCCCCTGGTCAGTGGGGTCGCTGCTCTGATGCGCGCTGCCAACCCGAAACTGACCGCAGAGCAGACCAAGGGGTTGCTGCTGAGCAGCGTGAACCGGGCCAACGGCCTTCCCCTGCTGGACGCAGAGGCAGCGGTGCGGGCAGCCACGAAGTAA
- a CDS encoding enolase C-terminal domain-like protein → MTVTVARVQGIPFRLPLTSALAWGAHSALSVAEHVLVQVTLSDGTVGVAEATPRPTIYGETTSSVLGILEHLSPALHGLDIQDETALNRIRNSVANNHTARGALDMALHDARARSQGLTLFDTLLGPNRKVRASFILGIAAPAEMIAEAQRVVDSGVRCLKVKVGRQHQQDLQVIHELRRLFGDEVQLYADSNETLTSETAPDALAAMRDAGLMYVEEPLPVRDLHARTELHARSLLPIVADDSCFTPADLQRELAFDTFDVLNVKTARNGFTDGLNMLRAAARQGKRGMVGSQASTGLGTVHAALLSTQSEVLEPCELSFVLKLQDDLLNLPITFQDGWLDVDTLREHAVDQVKLRQYQL, encoded by the coding sequence ATGACCGTTACTGTTGCCCGCGTCCAGGGAATTCCGTTTCGCCTGCCGCTGACCTCTGCACTGGCCTGGGGAGCGCATTCGGCCCTCAGCGTGGCCGAGCATGTGCTGGTCCAGGTCACCCTTTCGGACGGCACGGTGGGCGTTGCGGAAGCCACCCCGAGACCGACCATCTATGGAGAAACCACCTCCAGTGTGCTGGGCATCCTGGAGCACCTCTCCCCTGCGCTGCATGGTCTGGATATTCAGGACGAGACTGCCCTGAACCGGATACGCAACAGCGTGGCCAACAACCACACCGCGCGCGGCGCGCTGGACATGGCCCTTCATGACGCCCGTGCCCGCTCCCAGGGGCTGACGCTCTTCGACACCCTGCTGGGCCCGAACCGGAAGGTCAGGGCCAGCTTTATCCTGGGCATTGCCGCGCCGGCTGAGATGATTGCGGAGGCCCAGCGGGTCGTGGATTCCGGGGTGCGGTGCCTGAAGGTGAAGGTCGGCCGGCAGCATCAGCAGGACCTGCAGGTGATTCATGAACTGCGTCGCCTGTTTGGTGATGAGGTGCAACTCTATGCCGACAGCAACGAAACCTTGACCTCGGAAACGGCCCCGGACGCTCTCGCCGCCATGCGAGACGCGGGCCTGATGTATGTCGAAGAGCCGCTGCCGGTCCGGGACCTCCACGCGCGCACTGAGCTTCATGCACGCAGCCTGCTGCCCATCGTGGCTGATGACAGCTGTTTTACCCCGGCCGATCTGCAACGGGAACTGGCCTTCGATACCTTCGACGTGCTGAACGTCAAGACGGCGCGCAATGGCTTTACCGACGGCCTGAACATGCTGCGTGCGGCGGCCCGGCAGGGCAAGCGCGGCATGGTGGGTTCGCAGGCCAGCACCGGCCTGGGCACCGTGCACGCCGCTCTGCTGTCTACACAGAGCGAGGTCCTTGAACCCTGCGAACTGAGCTTTGTGCTGAAGCTGCAAGACGATCTGCTCAATCTTCCCATCACGTTCCAGGACGGCTGGCTCGATGTTGATACCCTCCGCGAGCATGCGGTGGATCAGGTGAAACTCAGGCAGTATCAGCTTTAG